One Aegilops tauschii subsp. strangulata cultivar AL8/78 chromosome 2, Aet v6.0, whole genome shotgun sequence genomic window, atcttctgcacctctaaccctagagggcagacagccttctttgcttcgtacgtactctcgggcaattcgttatcctttggaagcatattctttatcattaccagcaactttccaaatcccttgtcagatacaccattctctgccttccattgcagcaattccagtgtggtgcccaactttttcttgtcagcttcgcaattcgggtacaacaatttcttgtgatcctctaacatgcgctgcaacttcttcttctccaaatcacttgcgcagtttctctttgcatcggcaatggcccgacctagatcatcagcgggctcatctgatgcctcttcttcaacttcttcccgcattgccggctcagcttcttcccccattgttgtatcatcgtattcagggaacccatggccaggatagctgtcgtcgtcctcttcttctttattgtcttccatcatgacccctctttctccgtgcttggtccaaagattatagtggggcatgaaaccggacttaaacaggtggacgtgaatggttcttgacgtagagtaattgtgatcattcttacagactaaacatggacaaggcataaaatcATCCgcctgcttgtttgcctcagccgcaagcagaaaagtttgcacgccattaatgtaCTCGgcagagcatcggtcatcgtacatccattgtcggctcatcttcattacacaacaccgaaaagaccaaattaatacaagttcatacataaagttcatagaagacttaaatgcaacaaacaaataactctctaactaaaaaatttaaatgcaacaacaaatgcgatcaagatcgcaactaaggtaacaattgatccaacagcataatgataccaagcctcactatcaatggcatatttctaatctttctaatcttcaagcgcattttctccatcttgatcttgtgatcatcgacgacatcggtaacatgcaactccaattccatcttctccccctcaattcttttcaatttttctttcaaatactcgttttctctttcaactaaatttaacctctcgacaatagggtcggttggaattttcggttcacaaacctcctagacaaaaatatctatgtcaacttgatgggcataatttgtcataaacacgaaatgcaacaactagttttaaaagagaatataccacatccgaatcataacaaggacgagggccaacggggacggatatcaaaaccatggcactatgtataacaaacaacgtacgggtaagataattatacgagtaactatatatccaaatcacacaaacatcaatttggtaatgtaaaacattcatgaacaagaggctcaccacaaggtggtgccggcgacggaacagtagggcgatcgactgtggttacgacggagatttagaaggcactaagtaaaccacacctacatatgcaaactaagtgttatttttttgacctcaaattgcatataaatcaaatactagcacatatatttcctcccaaattactaaactcataaattaatcactatacaaagcattgcaagagctaatctagtaatgagagatgaaaggacaaagttgctaacctttgtgatcatttgaatggatgggggccttcaaatcttgacaaattttgggcaaaatgtgtgatgagctcgagaggaagaggggaagaacagagaggagaggggaaaggggaagaacagagcgagctcgggtggacgaagggtttatgtaggacgacctttagcaccggttcgtgccacgaaccggtactaaaggtgctggagggacccctgactgacaacatcctgccaccactcactttagtaccgatccgtggcacgaaccggtgctaaaggtcggccacgaaccggtactaatgaaagcggtcggctagccgttggaaccggcactaatgcacacattagtgccggctcaaaagcaaaacggcactaatgtgcttgacatttgaccctttttctactagtggttgtCTAGTAACGGGATTATGCCAAAGAAATGATACATGCATAGGGTATCATTGTGGCTTAAGTTTGAGTACAATGGACCAATATGTTATCTCTTTCGAGCTCTTGCGAAGAGtactcggttattaccacatacACGAACTCTTCAAGAGAAAGTCGAATAATATTCGTTGTAGTGGCAACCACTAAGAACATTAACAAACTCATAGCCAGAATGCGAGTGGAAACTCAGCTGGATAGTTCATGTCTTTTCTGCTGCTCAAGCTATAAAAAGAACAGTATGTCTTTGAACAAAATATAATTGTACAGGAAACAACAGCATCTGGAGgagaaagaaaatacaaacagaGAGAAAGAAAACACATCGAGGGAGTACCGTAGACAACGTTGAGCTCTCAGCACCAATTAAGGTCTTTACAGATGAAGCGTGGAACGAGCAGGAGCAAGCAAGCATAACAGAAACAAACAGGGAAACTAGGACTAGGGATTTTCATGCATGTACAAGAAGGACAATTAAGATGGCACATGAAGATTGCAGCAACTACCATCATGGCTCAATCGGCAATTCATGCTGAAGCCCTAATATCAAATTAGTAGCTACAACTTTGAACAGGTTGGGAATAAAGGAAGCTACTATTTTAATAGATGAACCTCACATTGGCCAAGGCGGCAGCAGCAAGGGAGCCGAACTTGCAGCCCGTACAGTAGATTATCAGAGGTCTTCTAACAGATTTTTGTGCTCTCAAAACCTCGAGCTGTGTTCATGTATTTCATGTCAATAGAAATCACAACACTAAGGCTCATGAAGCAGCAAAGCTAGCGTATTCGCAGGAATTTCATCTAAACCAAAAGGCTATAATGAGATGTAATAGTGTTGAACACCGGCAATGACATTGTTCCCTGAAACCGCAGTTATTTTGAATGAATGGCGCATCTTGAGCTCCCTTGTGTTGTAAAAAAAACGATCTTGACAGCAGTTTTATTTTTGAATCGGTTAGATGTTTCACTCACGCGCCGGTTTGAAATGGATTTACTCGGGTTCTCCGCACTGTCGCACGCCTTAAGGCATATATGTCTTCCGCGCACGGGTATTGTCGCATGCCTCGTCGACGTCTCACGTCGCATTATCACGCGTGTGAGGCAACAGATCACCAGCATAACCAATCACTAACCAACCAGCGATGCAGGGTAGCATTCCCGTACCACACCACACGTCACGCTACCACCCAATCCAATTCATGAGGATGTCGATGGGTCACACACACGCGCAGAGGTCAATAATTTTCAGCACGAGACAGCTCCACGTGCAGATATATATTACATTACTCATGGACCATCTCCCTTTACACTTACATGGAAGATTGAAAGGTAAGGTCTGCCTGAAGCGTACAGTAATTCCGGGCGGGTGTGTGAGACCTACAGTAGCCGTACCGTGCTAAAATCAAATCCACATGTACTATTATTGACCTCTCACCTCTGCCatgtatgcatgcatgcatgcacctcAGTGTGAAACGGGAAACACAGGAGACGGGGCCCATcacatcgccgccgtcctccgtcTGCCTGCTGTGGCTTCCGCGTACGTCTTTTCGGACCAAGATGTGTTGTCACGTAGCAAGCGTGTATTATACATATACATGATTAAATATCTAAAAATATCATCCAGCTAGAGATGCAGGGTAGCACGTAACACACGTCGCGTACTCGCCTAGGCCATTTCCAATTCAGAAATTCAATCATTCCAAGCGTGCAGAGATGTCGAATTCAGCTGTATCTGCATCCACTTCCTGATTGTGCATGGTCGGCAGCCACTCCATCCATCCCGTCCGCATACATAAtatcgtctctctctctctctctcgtctttctctctctctctcgctcgctccctccccttcctttTTGTCTTGTCTTATTAGGATACCTACTAAACTTTAGAGCACTCCACCATGAAAATTGAAAACCAAACTATAGCACCAGCCTTTAGCAGCTTGTCTTATATTTGGTCAGTTATTTTCGAAGCTTTTTATTTTAAGTGAAAATAAGCATAAGCTAAAAataactagtactccctccgttccgaaatataGTCTTCCTCAATTTTCGTGCTTCAAATTTGACTATAAATTTATCCAACGAGGCCGACTGCGTCGCGAGCAAAAATTATACCAGTGAATTCGTATTCAAAAGGAGttttcaattatataatttttttctcccgccgcagtcggtctcgttggtcaaatttatggtcaaagttgaaCCTTGAAAAGCGCAGGCACACTAtaatttggaatggagggagtataactTTTGGGTAGCTTATTTTCTAAGCCCACCTCTTTCCTCCTTCATAGCAAAAAAAACATGGGGAAAAGGTGCTTCCCGATCTTCTCATTAGGTCATATATCCCTGTGCCTAGAAAATGTCCATAATTTTCCTCATTTTTCATTCAAATTGCATTTGCATCCTCTGTATCGCTTGACCCGATTTTCTTTGGCTAGGTTTATCGTGTATCACCGCCGCTTAACACCTCTTGGTGCTCCCTCGCAACATCGGCccatccccctcccctcctctccgACCTCTTTGCCTTAGCCTCCGACTGCTGTTATGATCAACATCCGTTTTCAACCGGTTTTGTGCTCTTCCCAACCTCTTTGCCTCGGCCTCCCGTCGAGCCCCACCTCCCTCGCCTCCTTTGACTCTGCTATGTTCAATTCCGACACAGGTCCAGTGTGTTGTTGTGTTTTTTTCTTCAAGAACACGCATGAGCTTTGGGTGTCTATTTGTTAAGAGAGAAAAGATGGTCAAATACAGATTATGCTAGGAACGTCATATGTGGCTTCCAAGCGAATCTCGGCCACAAGATCCATACAATTACTCGTCATACTCTTTGCTTGAATGCGTGTGTCTTCAAAGGGGAGTTTAATGTTGCCCGCCTAGCCACCTCTGTGGTGTTGAGAATTATTGATAATAATAAAAACTCCTATTGCGCTCCAGCCATATGTGCCGAGCTATCCGCACACCACTCCGGTTGATATTGCCTCTACGCCCCAACCTAGCTAGTTGCATCCCGACTGCCTATCCAAAAACCCAGACAGTTTCAATTCATGTGTGGTTTATTTCAGCTTGGTAATATTATAGATTTTTCACCAAACAACTCGTACAATAAGATGAGGCAACAAAAGTTGCAAAGAGTTGAACTACAGTTTAAACCGTTCACGTAGTAACTAGAGAAAAGGAACTAACCCATTTTAATTGTAAAAAAAAAACCATTTTACATTGTACATGTGGTTAAAAAAATTCTTGAGGACCAGTGAACCAAAAACACTATATTTTTCTGCAGACATATGATACAAAATATCATGTCAAATACACCAATGCTCAGTGGTCAGAGCGCAGTGGTGCCTCGTAGCCGGAGCTGGTTTGGACCTCGCTACATATCCAAAATACATTATCGGATGGTGTTTGTCAACTAGGCGTTTGTTCCTTACGATGGCACCCGCAACTAAGCGACGCAGAATACGAAATAAGCAGATTTGTTTTCgttgtttttttttttgctttttagcAATACCAATTGAACTTTCAAATGGACAACCAAACTACTTACTGTACTAGCACACGAACAAAACTGTCCCTGGGTGGTGATGATGGTAAACTCTTTTACATGGGTCGGTTTACTACATCAAAATGGAAGCAGAGCCGCCTGTATTTACAGCTCGCAATACGTACATACGTACACGCGAATCGACAGTGGGTCATCACTTCTTCCTCCGTCTCGCCACGATTGCTGCTTTATATCATAGCTGCACGCGGTCAAGAGCGAAGAGAGAGGATTCATCGATCTCGAAAACATCCTTTCCAAACCCGGCCATCAGGCAGCTCGGATTTTCTTTATTTTGAGAGATCAGAAGGCGCAGCAGGAAGAGAAGAGGCGGCTCCACGCGGCGGATTCGGCATCGgccctcctcgtccgcctcctccccctcagCTTCTTCCGGGCGGCGGCATCAAccatggcggcggtggcggctacGTGCACGTACTTCCGCGGCGCGCTGCCGTCCATGCCGCTGAGCAGCTCCCACATGACGTGCACGTCGTCGTACTCGCACGTTCGGACCTCCCTGCGCAGCTCGCCAAGACCTGCAACTCATGGATGAAACACCACTGATCAGCTCCATCGTCCACGATGATAACAGACAGGAGAGGTaggaggaggatgaggatgaAACTCACCGGTGGATCGACGGAGGCCGAGGCGCCCGCGGAGGCCGAGCCAGACCCGCTTTAccggcacggcggcgcggcgaaGGCAGGGGTACGACATGCTGCTAGCTTAATTAGCGCGCGAGCTCTCTAGCTTGGAGTGTGAAGATTGTAGTGCTGGCCGAGAGAAATCTTTGCCTCTACCGATCAGCCGGTCTGCCCTTGGAGCCGAAGAATTATCAAGCAAGCTCCagcacacacaccctctctctctctctctgtctctgaTTCTGTTTGTGGCGCCCGTTGAGGTCTGCTTTATAGGCGAGCTGGGtgagagaaggaagaagaggacCGATCGATTTCTTTCTTGCTGTTGCGATGTTTGTTACGGTCTTACCGGACGTACGGCGTCCATTGTCACTGACCTGACCGTCTGACGTGGACGCGCCGGTGTCCCGCGATTGAGCACGTGGATGGAGCATGAATGGCAGTCGGCGACGCTGGGTACGTCTCTCTTGGCCACACACTGCGCACCAGCGCGTCTGAACAAGCGGCTCAGGATTAGCTGAACATCACTGTACGTACTCTTCCAGTAATTTCTACTCTACTCGATGCCCATTTTGTTTTTTCTCCCTACGTGTTCCGTTTTCAGTTGCAGGAAAACGCGCACCGGCCGACGCGTGTCCCGGTAAAAATCTGCCAAGGCCAGCAAGCTAGCGCTCCCGGCTAGGATTGGCCAGCCACGTACTCCTCATAAGTACTCCTTCCGTCCCAAAATAAGAGTACATATGATCATTCGATTTCTGAAACAAATTGTTGGTCTTCCCGCTTTGATAATTTGGCCCCTTTGATAATCTTACGATTAGGTAGTACTCCCTTGTAAagaatataagagtgtttagatcttTACCGAGCTAGTACATGCATGCACGCCACCCTCAAGATGAACGGAGACACAAATATTTTCCGGACTGTTGCCAGCCGTGATATGGACAGTGGCGACGGGTGCATGATCGATTCCATACATGCACGCAGCCGTGTTAGTGTGGAGGAGAGTTTTTCAACGGTGCGCGGAAACAAATTCGGAATAAACTAGATCTTGTGCACGACTAGTAGCTATCCGAAGCAACGGCAGAGCGGCAGCCTCCAGTTTCACAAACTTAAAACGTACCTGTCGTCCCCAACTAAAAATAACCGTTACGTGGACCTTCGTGCTGCACAGAAAAAATAGTACACACCAGACAAAAGGAGCCGAATTTGTTATTCTTCTACGAATCGACTGATGTACGTAATTCTTAACTCCACCTGCACCAGGAGTGATTAGTGCTCAATCAGTTATCTAGTACTATTCCTCATGACCTATCTCCTCTCCTTAATTTCCTTTCTTCTACAGTACTCCCTCCAATCTACCAAGTGTCGTAGTTTTAATTCAAGAGGGAGTAACTTTTAAGAtatcacatgcatgcatgcatgctatGGTTGGTGTTACTTGTCCTGTTGCGACTTGCGATGACCAGAGTTGCAGATAAATCAGGTGCCTGATTATGGCAGTCTGCATGATCCAACTAATAGCAGTACTGTTCCCTTCCTTGATCCAATCATGCAATCGTGTCGTGTCACACATGGCCTCTATTTCCAAAGTTACAGGATGGCGTGGCCCATATCGTAAAGCACGACCTGATTGCTGGTTTGGCTGCACACGTGACTCATCATGgtgagtttttttttttttgcattgcCTCATAATGGTGAGGTTGCCTTAGGGAATAGTATACATCCTACGTGtgtattttttcagaattttataaaactaaaatttatttatttttttgaaaatttcaaaTTATGGGCTGCATGAAGCTCCCAAGCACCATTAGCAATTTCTGAAACGTACCATTCTTTTACATCTATGCGACGGTGTGTGTGAGCTTTGGATAAATTTTATGAGTTGTTGGCACACTGACTTTATAACCTTTTATATTGATAAAGAGTGgattttattggcttgaaatgaAACATTAGGGGGATACAAACTCAATGCGCACATACCTGGTTTCTGCACCAACCAGGATGCACACAACCAGCTGTCAGAAAAAGATGCACACAACCAACATAAACATGCATACACAAAGAAACACGCGAGCAAAGAGCAAAATCATACAAAACCAATAGTATGCCTCATCGAGAAAAAGGAGAAAAGAACAACCCAAATCAATGAAAACAACGATTGAGAAACTACAACAACGATCATATGTGCACCAACCATCTCTTGACATAAGAAAGACAACGAAAAAAGTTCTCCAACATCAACGCTTTCAGGAAGGGAATGACGCTCAAGTATACCTGGCCAAACCTCAGGCCGGGCCGGGCTTTGGGTCGGGCCTAGCCAAGCCCGAGGCAAAAAACCCAGGCCCGGGCCAGGCCCGGCCCGGCCATCGGGCCTGGTTTTTGGCCCAAGTCTGGCCCGAACGCGTAAAAGCCCGCCGGGGCCCTTCAGAAAATCGCAAAAACGACGGGCCCGGGCCCGGCCCGGTGTTCGGGCTCAAAATCTAGGCCCGGGCCTGGCCCGGGAGCAGcgtcgggccgggccgggctgCCCATGGTCAGGACTACGCTCAAGCATCACCATTGGCGAATTCAATCAACGAAGGCCAGATTCTAGGTTTTCATCCTGAAGAGCAAGTTCGAGCAATGCCTTCAAAAAGGCAATAACGCAAAAAAGCAGTATTGTCGGATATAACCAACTAGGGTTAGGCCTGGGGCTTTCACCATGAAGTTCGAGATCGGGTACTCGAGAAGCACCACAAATCAAAGCCAATCATGTGTTGCCGTCACCATTTTCCATGATCCCATTAGCTATATGCGTAGTATGGTTGTGATGTGAGATGCCAGTCAAGTGAAGACCATCCACACATAAGTAAGCAGTCGAGCCGCGATAAAAGTCATTCGTGATCAAAGGCTTTGATAACGAAGATCATCGTCGCACATGCGACGGGGATCAACAAGGGAAGAAGGTCACTAGTACTATAGAAATACCAATTCGAGATGCTCCGGCAAACCCTCACTGTACTTGCAATTGGTCGACAAAACGTACTTGTCATTGACGCCGAATTTGAAGATCCAGGCCCCTTCGATTCTTCGCGACAATCTCCTAGTAGCGCAGGACCATTGCGCCACCACTGCCACAGGCGTGCCTGCAGATGGGTTCACGGCCactagtgaaggaaatatgcattagaggcaataataaagttgttatttatatttccttatatcacgataaatgtttattattcatgctagaattatattaaccggaaacttagtacatgtgtgaatacatagacaaacagagtgtccctagtatgcctcaacttgactagctcgttaatcaaagatggttaagtttcctagccatagacatgagttgtcatttgatgaacgggatcacatcattagagaatgatgtgatggacaagacccatccgttagcttagcactataatcgtttagtttattgctattgctttcttcatgacttatacatgttcctctgactatgagattatgcaactcccgaataccggaggaacacttagtgtgctatcaaacgtcacaacgtaactggatgattataaagatgctctacaggtgtctctgatggtgtttgttaagttggcatagatcgagattaggatttgtcactctgagtatcggagaggtatctctgggccctctcggtaatgatcatcagtataagccttgcaagcaatgtgactaatgagttagttactaGATGATGCATTGCagaacgagtaaaaagacttgccgaTATTGAGACtaaactaggtatgatgataccgacgatcgaatctcgggcaagtaacatatcgaatctcgggcaagtaacacatctcagtcatatcgtcgtagtgcttaggcgaagccctgctccGGTAACTtcctcatcaccgtcaccacgccgtcgtgctgaaggaactctccctcggcctcaattggatcaagagtttgagggacgtcaccgagctgaacgtgtgctaatcgcggaggtgccgtacgttcggtacttggatcggttggatcgcaaagatgttcgactacatcaaccgcattactaaatgcttccgctttcggtctacgagggtacgtagacacactctccccgctcgttgctatgcttctcctagatagatcttgtgtgattaTAGGAATTtgtttgaaatactacgttccccaacagtggaatccgagccaggtctatgcgtagatgttatacgcacgagtagaatacaaagagttgtgggcgataatagtcatactgcttactagcaacgtcttactttgattcggtggtattgttggatgaagcggcctagaccaacattacatgactgcgttcatgagactggttctaccgccgtgcttcgcacacaggtggctagtgggtgtctgtttctcgaactttagttgaatcgagtttgactacgcctggtccttgttgaaggttaaaacagcacacttgacgaaaaatcgttgtggtattgatgcgtagttaagaacggttcttgctagaagcccgtagcagccacataaaacttgcaacaacaaagtagcggacgtctaacttgtttttgcagggcttggtgtgatgtgatatggtcaagacgtgatgacatataaattgttgtatgagatgatcatgttttgtaaaagttatcgataactagtaggagccttatggttgtcgctttattgtatgaaatgcaatcgccatgtaattgctttactttatcactaagcggtagcgatagtcgtagtagcaatagttggcgagacgacaacgatgcttcgatggagatcaagatgtcaagccggtgacgatggtgatcatgacggtgctttggagatggagatcaaaggcacaagatgatgatggccatatcatatcacttatttgattgcatgcgatgtttatctttatgcatcttattttgcttagtacggcggtagcattataagatggtctctcactaaatttcaaggtacaagtgttctccctgagtatgcattgttgctacagttcgtcgtgccgagacaccacgtgatgatcgggtgtgataagctctatgttcacatacaatgggtgcaagctagttttgcacacgcagaatactcgggttaaacttgacgagcctagcatatgcagatatggcctcggaacactgataccgaaaggtcgagcgtgaatcatatagtagatatgatcatcatagtgatgttcaccttgaaaactactccatctcatgtgatgatcggacatggtttagttgatttggatcacgtgatcacttagatgactagaggggtgtctatctaagtgggagttcttaagtaatatgatgaattgaactttaatttatcatgaacttagtacatgatagtattttgcatgtctatgttattgtagatcaatcgcccgtgctactgttcctttgaattttaatgcgttcctagagaaagctaagttgaaagatgatggtaggaACTACACGGaccgggtccgtaacttgaggattgtcctcattgctgcacagaagaattacgtcttggaagcaccgctaggtgcaagacctgctgcaggagcaacaccagacgttatgaacgcctggcagagcaaagctgatgactactcgatagtttagtgtgacatgctttacggcttagaaccgggacttcaacgatgttttgaacgtcctggagcatatgagatgttccaagagttgaagttaatatttcaagcaaatgcccggattgagagatatgaagtctccaataagttctacagctgcaaaatggaggagaaaagttctgtcagtgaacatatatactcaaaatgtctgggtaccataatcacttgactcaactgggagttaatcttccggttgatagtgtcattgacagagttcttcaatcactgccaccaagctacaaaagctttgtgatgaactataatatgcaagggatggataagacaattcctgagctcttcgcgatgctaaaggctgcggaggtagaaatcaagaaggagcatcaagtgttgatggttaacaagaccgctagcttcaagaagaatggcaagcaagttgttgctcaagtgaagaagcccaagtctagacctaagcctgagactgagtgcttctactgcaaaaggactggtcactggaagcggaactgccccaagtatttg contains:
- the LOC109756832 gene encoding uncharacterized protein; amino-acid sequence: MSYPCLRRAAVPVKRVWLGLRGRLGLRRSTGLGELRREVRTCEYDDVHVMWELLSGMDGSAPRKYVHVAATAAMVDAAARKKLRGRRRTRRADAESAAWSRLFSSCCAF